A stretch of Paludisphaera borealis DNA encodes these proteins:
- the rpe gene encoding ribulose-phosphate 3-epimerase, with product MIPRNADSAIKIAPSILSADLSRLAEQVKEVEAAGADRIHVDVMDGCFVPNITFGPVLVKWLRPVTRLPLEVHLMIAKPDDFLDAFAEAGADSLIVHVEGATHLNRTIQHIQKLGRKAGVAINPATPAVMLEEILPELDLVLAMTVNPGFGGQSFLPGTLAKIAAIRRMIDSVNPDCELEVDGGVDQDSAPRLIAAGARVFVAGSSIYGAPDGPTAGLRRLAGSVGG from the coding sequence ATGATCCCTCGAAACGCCGACAGCGCCATCAAGATCGCCCCGTCCATCCTCTCGGCCGACCTGTCGAGGCTGGCCGAGCAGGTGAAGGAGGTCGAGGCGGCCGGCGCGGATCGGATTCACGTCGACGTGATGGACGGCTGTTTCGTCCCCAACATCACGTTCGGCCCGGTGCTGGTGAAGTGGCTGAGACCCGTCACGAGGCTGCCGCTGGAAGTCCACCTGATGATCGCCAAGCCCGACGACTTCCTCGACGCCTTCGCCGAGGCCGGCGCCGATTCGCTGATCGTCCACGTCGAGGGGGCGACGCACCTCAACCGGACGATTCAGCATATCCAAAAGCTCGGGCGCAAGGCCGGCGTGGCGATCAACCCGGCGACCCCGGCGGTCATGCTCGAGGAGATTCTCCCCGAACTCGACCTCGTCCTGGCGATGACCGTGAACCCGGGCTTCGGCGGCCAGTCGTTCCTGCCCGGCACCCTCGCCAAGATCGCCGCGATCCGCCGGATGATCGACTCGGTGAATCCCGACTGCGAGCTGGAAGTCGACGGCGGCGTCGACCAGGACTCCGCCCCCCGCCTGATCGCCGCCGGCGCGCGCGTCTTCGTCGCCGGCTCGTCCATCTACGGCGCCCCCGACGGCCCCACCGCCGGCCTCCGCCGTTTGGCCGGATCGGTCGGCGGTTGA
- a CDS encoding DUF1223 domain-containing protein → MRRRTKFLALAAPLLIAFGLGRAEGADEPDGSKRMVLVELYTSQGCDMCPTAEKILGALGEKNERIVPIAFHVDYFNDPWKDVFSDPLYSQRQATYNELYKKPKNAEYGLYYTPMLMIDGEQSVNGRDPTGAEAAIRKALAKKPGVGLDVALDVKPDGLTGMAAITVSSRSTRVEKTPLLVCAVLREDGVTTNVPSGENAGKSLVARYPARLTKYEFIELDGKSPATQRFPLIIEPSWKREKLRLAVFVQDKKTGVVHQAADFPWRSTGSR, encoded by the coding sequence ATGCGTCGTCGGACGAAGTTCCTTGCGCTGGCGGCGCCGTTGTTGATCGCGTTCGGCCTGGGTCGGGCCGAGGGGGCCGATGAGCCGGACGGCTCGAAGCGGATGGTGCTCGTCGAGCTGTACACCTCGCAGGGGTGCGACATGTGCCCGACGGCCGAGAAGATCCTCGGGGCACTCGGCGAGAAGAACGAGCGCATCGTGCCGATCGCCTTCCACGTCGACTACTTTAACGACCCGTGGAAGGACGTGTTCTCCGACCCGCTCTACAGCCAGCGGCAGGCGACGTACAACGAACTCTACAAGAAGCCCAAGAACGCCGAGTACGGCCTTTACTACACGCCGATGTTGATGATCGACGGCGAGCAGTCGGTCAACGGCCGGGACCCCACCGGGGCCGAGGCGGCGATCCGCAAGGCGCTGGCGAAGAAGCCCGGCGTGGGGCTCGACGTCGCACTCGACGTCAAGCCGGACGGGCTCACGGGAATGGCCGCGATCACGGTGTCGAGCCGGTCGACGCGGGTCGAGAAGACGCCGCTCCTGGTCTGCGCCGTGCTCCGCGAGGACGGCGTGACCACCAACGTCCCCTCGGGCGAGAACGCGGGCAAATCGCTCGTCGCGCGCTACCCGGCTCGGCTGACGAAATACGAGTTCATCGAGCTCGACGGCAAGTCGCCGGCGACGCAACGGTTCCCGTTGATCATCGAGCCTTCATGGAAGCGCGAGAAGCTTCGGCTCGCCGTGTTCGTCCAGGACAAGAAGACGGGCGTGGTTCACCAGGCCGCCGACTTCCCCTGGCGATCGACCGGGTCGCGTTGA
- a CDS encoding serine hydrolase domain-containing protein yields MKPHAALILALSLVSGTPSRGGEGESLDAILTPHLERHKVPALAAAVIKDGVIVASGAVGTRRVGADIPVTRDDRFHLGSDTKAMTALLAGMLVDEGKLRWDSTVAELFPELAGTMDARLRTVTLTQLLSHTSGVPGDDEAFDKLLGGSLTQDGNLDELRYGIVREYAKRPLAAKPGEKFAYANMNYLFAGSAVERIAGKTWEELVTERVFEPLGLKTAGLGPQSTVGRVDAPLGHVEVDGKVKAFLAGPNGDNPLVIGPAGTAHMSALDFARWAGWHAGGGKRGPALVKPDTLAKLHAMAVTIPAKKDAPPGTPALGRYGLGMGEMTVPWSKEPLLYHGGSNTKNLAHIWINPQRDFALVVLTNIGGPRAEAALRAVAEDLYKRRAD; encoded by the coding sequence ATGAAGCCACACGCCGCGTTGATTCTGGCATTGAGTCTCGTGTCGGGGACGCCGTCGCGCGGCGGCGAGGGGGAATCGCTCGACGCGATCCTGACGCCGCATCTTGAGCGGCACAAGGTCCCCGCGCTGGCGGCCGCCGTGATCAAAGACGGCGTGATCGTCGCGTCGGGGGCGGTCGGCACGCGGCGGGTCGGGGCCGACATTCCGGTGACGCGCGACGATCGGTTCCACCTGGGGTCCGACACCAAGGCGATGACCGCGCTCCTGGCCGGGATGCTCGTCGACGAGGGGAAGCTGCGATGGGATTCGACCGTCGCCGAACTCTTCCCGGAGCTGGCCGGTACGATGGACGCCCGCCTGAGGACGGTGACGCTGACGCAGCTCTTGTCGCACACCAGCGGCGTCCCGGGCGACGACGAGGCGTTCGATAAGCTGCTCGGCGGATCGCTGACTCAAGACGGCAATCTCGACGAGCTGCGCTACGGGATCGTCCGCGAGTACGCGAAGCGACCGCTCGCGGCGAAGCCCGGCGAGAAATTCGCCTATGCGAACATGAATTACCTGTTCGCGGGTTCGGCCGTCGAACGGATCGCGGGCAAGACGTGGGAGGAGTTGGTGACGGAGCGCGTCTTCGAACCGCTCGGCCTGAAGACGGCGGGCCTCGGCCCGCAGAGCACGGTCGGCCGGGTCGACGCGCCGCTCGGCCACGTCGAGGTCGACGGCAAGGTGAAGGCGTTCCTCGCCGGCCCGAACGGCGACAACCCGCTCGTCATCGGCCCGGCCGGGACCGCGCACATGTCGGCGCTCGACTTCGCCCGATGGGCCGGATGGCACGCCGGCGGCGGCAAGCGCGGGCCGGCCCTGGTGAAGCCCGACACGCTCGCCAAACTGCACGCGATGGCCGTCACGATTCCGGCCAAGAAAGACGCCCCTCCCGGCACCCCGGCCCTGGGCCGCTACGGCCTGGGCATGGGCGAGATGACCGTCCCCTGGTCGAAGGAGCCCCTGCTCTACCACGGCGGCTCCAACACCAAGAACCTCGCGCACATCTGGATCAATCCCCAACGCGATTTCGCCCTTGTGGTGCTCACCAACATCGGCGGTCCGCGCGCCGAGGCCGCCCTCCGGGCCGTCGCCGAGGACCTGTATAAGCGGCGCGCGGATTAG
- a CDS encoding PP2C family protein-serine/threonine phosphatase — MTPTESPAVSAQAIEAGPAIAATAPEDWLERLAAITETMREMSTHTDPQAMVAGYGRRVRQMMPSDRWISLSRRGLEFPKYRITRSSTWTETIDPWKQKELLPLLEGGLLGDLLYGDEPRIIDDITPLLSPDDPAFEYLNGFRSLMAVPHFDRGVGLNMVVTLRKEPGAWERDKFPERVWLSSLFGRATQNLVLSEELKRAYEIVDRELRVVADIQRSLLPKTLPKIPGVELATYYRTSQWAGGDYYDFFELPGGRWGFLIADVSGHGTPAAVMMAILHSLTHGHPGSPDPPSALLKHVNQRLASQYTAENEVFVTAFYGIYDPAKREFTYSCAGHNPPRLRKCSQGVVLSIEDVGGPPLGLFEDLEYAESKVTFSPGDILVLYTDGITEAMNGKSEQFTSDRLDGILAGCNMSASQIVDAIVAGISRFTDNLDPHDDQTLLVAKIS; from the coding sequence ATGACTCCCACCGAAAGCCCGGCCGTGTCGGCCCAAGCGATTGAGGCCGGGCCGGCGATCGCCGCCACGGCCCCGGAAGACTGGCTGGAGCGGCTGGCGGCGATCACCGAGACGATGCGTGAGATGAGCACGCACACCGATCCGCAGGCCATGGTCGCCGGCTACGGCCGGCGGGTCCGCCAGATGATGCCGTCGGATCGCTGGATCTCGCTCAGCCGCCGGGGGCTGGAGTTCCCCAAGTACCGGATCACCCGGTCGAGCACCTGGACCGAGACCATCGACCCGTGGAAGCAGAAGGAACTGCTCCCGCTCCTTGAAGGGGGCCTGCTCGGCGACCTGCTCTACGGCGACGAACCCCGGATCATCGACGACATCACCCCGCTGCTCTCGCCCGACGACCCGGCGTTCGAATACCTCAACGGCTTCCGATCGCTCATGGCGGTCCCCCATTTCGACCGCGGCGTCGGGCTCAACATGGTCGTGACGTTGCGGAAAGAGCCCGGCGCGTGGGAGCGCGACAAGTTCCCCGAGCGCGTCTGGCTCAGCAGCCTGTTCGGCCGCGCCACCCAGAACCTCGTCCTCAGCGAGGAGTTGAAGCGCGCCTACGAGATCGTCGACCGCGAGCTGCGGGTCGTCGCCGACATCCAGCGCTCGCTGCTGCCCAAGACGCTCCCCAAGATCCCCGGCGTCGAGCTGGCGACGTACTACCGGACCTCGCAGTGGGCCGGCGGCGACTACTACGACTTCTTTGAGCTTCCCGGCGGCCGTTGGGGCTTCCTGATCGCCGACGTCAGCGGCCACGGCACCCCCGCCGCCGTCATGATGGCGATCCTCCACAGCCTCACCCACGGACACCCCGGCAGCCCCGACCCGCCGTCCGCCCTGCTCAAGCACGTCAACCAGCGGCTCGCGTCGCAGTACACCGCCGAGAACGAGGTATTCGTCACCGCGTTCTACGGCATTTACGACCCGGCGAAGCGCGAGTTCACCTACAGTTGCGCCGGGCACAACCCGCCCCGGCTCCGCAAGTGCTCGCAGGGCGTCGTGCTCTCGATCGAAGACGTCGGCGGGCCGCCGCTCGGGCTGTTCGAGGACCTCGAATACGCCGAGTCGAAGGTGACCTTCAGCCCCGGCGACATCCTGGTGCTCTACACCGACGGCATCACCGAAGCCATGAACGGCAAGAGCGAGCAGTTCACCTCCGATCGGCTCGACGGCATCCTCGCCGGCTGCAACATGTCGGCCTCGCAGATCGTCGACGCCATCGTCGCGGGCATCAGCCGGTTCACCGATAACCTCGACCCGCACGACGACCAGACCCTGCTCGTCGCCAAGATCTCCTGA